A genomic segment from Glycine max cultivar Williams 82 chromosome 1, Glycine_max_v4.0, whole genome shotgun sequence encodes:
- the LOC102662065 gene encoding uncharacterized protein produces MTPRASRWLTMKAHMKGIKGTPYRARLDALTITNFSWLPYNEHRAVRGFELISCYQGRLRWGHVVVYVIPERVVQQFGYIQTIPPPPVTGSLLYEDIDDRWMHFGNHLAPAGEICVVPGQVSADYMERFFQISHPFITPTQEGDEPRHPLAPDVDAYVEPHIPEVPVAVDLPRHSVVACEGCEEITERLERVFNLRMVTAGTELHEIIEDCLRIARGDASDGSLRA; encoded by the exons ATGACCCCACGTGCCTCCAGGTGGCTTACGATGAAGGCGCACATGAAGGGGATCAAGGGAACACCATACAGGGCACGTTTAGATGCTCTGACGATCACGAACTTTTCTTGGTTGCCCTACAATGAGCACCGGGCAGTTAGGGGCTTCGAGCTTATTTCATGCTACCAGGGGCGGCTCAGATGGGGTCATGTTGTGGTCTATGTCATACCAGAGAGGGTGGTACAACAGTTCGGGTACATCCAGACCATCCCTCCACCGCCGGTTACTGGTTCGTTGTTGTATGAGGACatagatgacaggtggatgcaTTTCGGGAATCATCTAGCACCCGCGGGTGAGATTTGTGTTGTCCCCGGCCAGGTATCAGCGGACTACATGGAGCGGTTTTTCCAGATATCTCACCCTTTCATCACGCCGACCCAAGAAGGTGATGAGCCCAGACATCCACTTGCCCCAGATGTGGATGCATACGTCGAGCCACATATCCCAGAGGTTCCAGTCGCAGTTGATCTCCCTAGACATTCAgtg GTTGCTTGTGAAGGTTGCGAAGAGATCACAGAAAGGTTGGAGCGTGTGTTCAACCTTAGGATGGTCACTGCAGGAACAGAGTTACATGAGATCATAGAAGATTGCCTGCGGATTGCTAGGGGTGACGCCTCTGATGGAAGTCTTAGGGCGTGA
- the LOC102661947 gene encoding uncharacterized protein: MPGLLSHKMHMGWRSLQQKSYASIITRILELSAALGDSITYMVLMGHGRVGGRRLLLLFVASHLLPKTDLRCGEMDCKQDPSPSLMSVSELFLANFVANDYYI; encoded by the exons ATGCCTGGCCTGCTGAG cCACAAGATGCATATGGGCTGGAGAAGCTTGCAACAGAAGAGTTATGCAAGCATTATAACAAGGATTTTGGAATTGAGTGCCGCATTGGGAGATTCCATAACATATATGGTCCTTATGGGACATGGAAGG GTGGGAGGGAGAAGGCTCCTGCTGCTTTTTGTCGCAAGTCACTTACTTCCAAAGACCGATTTGAGATGTGGGGAGATGGATTGCAAACAAGATCCTTCACCTTCATTGATGAGTGTGTCTGAGCTATTCCTTGCAAATTTTGTGGCTAATGACTATTACATCTAA